A part of Pararhizobium sp. A13 genomic DNA contains:
- a CDS encoding cupin domain-containing protein: protein MFHVIPRAKQDQRPNRTILFEGGQYGAPISLFLVDNAPGEGPALHTHPYTETWIVRSGQAQFTVDRETIDANPGDIIVVNPETPHRFVNTGAGRLELTCIHASERVVQTWV from the coding sequence ATGTTTCATGTCATCCCGCGCGCCAAACAGGATCAGCGCCCGAACCGGACGATTCTGTTTGAAGGCGGACAATATGGCGCGCCGATCTCGCTGTTTCTGGTTGACAATGCGCCCGGCGAAGGCCCTGCGCTTCACACGCATCCCTATACGGAGACGTGGATCGTCCGCTCCGGACAGGCGCAGTTCACCGTCGACCGGGAAACGATCGATGCCAATCCCGGCGATATCATCGTCGTCAATCCAGAAACGCCGCACCGTTTCGTCAATACGGGCGCTGGCCGACTGGAGCTGACCTGCATCCACGCGTCGGAACGCGTCGTCCAAACGTGGGTGTAA
- a CDS encoding glutaminase, with translation MPGTEPLDLQSIVDDIHHELTPRLGEGKVADYIPQLARVDPKRFGMAVVTVDGDVYKAGDAEVPFSIQSISKVFTLTLALGKHGESIWARVGREPSGSAFNSIVQLEHEHGIPRNPFINAGAIAITDLVLAGHTPKEAIGEIVRFVRYLADEEDILIDHEVARSEAATGYRNVALANFMRAFGKLDHPVEHVLGVYFHQCALAMSCVQLAKAGLFLAASGSNPLTKHSVVSRQRARRINALMLTCGHYDGSGDFAYRVGLPGKSGVGGGILVAAPGKASVAVWSPGLNHNGNSLLGSLALEMLASRTGWSVFGA, from the coding sequence ATGCCCGGCACGGAACCGTTGGACCTGCAGTCGATTGTTGATGATATCCACCACGAGCTGACACCAAGGCTCGGTGAGGGGAAGGTTGCCGATTACATTCCTCAGCTCGCCCGCGTCGATCCCAAGCGTTTCGGCATGGCCGTCGTGACCGTCGATGGCGATGTCTACAAGGCCGGCGATGCCGAGGTTCCCTTCTCGATCCAGAGTATCTCCAAGGTCTTCACGCTGACGCTGGCGCTCGGCAAACACGGCGAAAGCATCTGGGCGCGGGTCGGCCGAGAGCCGTCCGGCTCCGCCTTCAATTCGATCGTCCAGCTCGAGCACGAGCACGGCATTCCCCGCAATCCCTTCATCAATGCCGGCGCGATCGCGATTACCGATCTGGTTCTGGCGGGCCACACGCCCAAGGAGGCGATCGGCGAGATCGTCCGCTTTGTCCGCTACCTTGCCGACGAGGAGGATATCCTCATCGATCATGAGGTGGCGCGATCGGAGGCAGCGACCGGCTATCGCAACGTCGCGCTCGCCAATTTCATGCGTGCCTTCGGCAAGCTCGATCATCCGGTCGAGCACGTGCTCGGCGTCTATTTCCATCAATGCGCCCTGGCGATGAGCTGCGTCCAGCTGGCAAAGGCTGGCCTGTTCCTTGCCGCCTCCGGCAGCAATCCGCTGACGAAACATTCCGTCGTTTCGCGCCAGAGGGCGCGGCGCATCAATGCGCTGATGCTGACCTGCGGCCATTATGACGGCTCGGGCGATTTCGCCTATCGTGTCGGTCTGCCCGGCAAGAGCGGTGTCGGCGGCGGTATTCTGGTGGCGGCGCCCGGCAAAGCTTCCGTCGCAGTCTGGTCGCCCGGCCTCAACCACAACGGCAA
- a CDS encoding MarR family transcriptional regulator, whose protein sequence is MANERENSDHVDRLQQQWANELPDLDTEPMTILGRAYRLTNLVRPSIEETFASFGLDRGEFDVIATLRRSGAPCRLTPTELYTSLMISSGGLTHRLDRLQKAGLVVRERSAEDGRSVVVGLTKEGARLAETAFRADMASESFYLAGLSPKDRVDLASLLRKLLISLEARKDGDRA, encoded by the coding sequence GTGGCGAATGAACGTGAAAACTCGGACCATGTGGACCGGTTGCAGCAGCAATGGGCGAACGAGCTGCCGGACCTCGACACCGAGCCGATGACGATCCTGGGACGTGCCTACCGGCTTACGAACCTCGTGCGGCCGTCGATCGAGGAGACTTTCGCCTCCTTCGGGCTCGATCGCGGCGAGTTCGACGTCATTGCGACATTGCGGCGGTCAGGAGCGCCTTGCAGGCTGACGCCGACCGAGCTCTATACCTCGCTGATGATCTCATCGGGCGGCCTGACGCACCGGCTCGACCGGTTGCAGAAGGCGGGCCTTGTCGTGCGGGAGCGGTCGGCAGAGGATGGACGCAGCGTCGTCGTCGGTTTGACCAAGGAGGGCGCGCGCTTGGCCGAGACTGCGTTTCGCGCCGACATGGCCAGCGAATCCTTTTATCTTGCCGGTCTAAGTCCAAAGGATCGGGTCGATCTTGCGTCTTTGCTGCGCAAGCTCCTGATCTCGCTGGAGGCGCGGAAAGACGGCGATAGAGCCTGA
- the rpsD gene encoding 30S ribosomal protein S4, with protein sequence MSKRESSKYKIDRRMGENIWGRPKSPVNRREYGPGQHGQRRKSKLSDFGVQLRAKQKLKGYYGDIREKQFRAIYDEANRRKGDTSENLIGLLESRLDAIVYRAKFVPTVFAARQFVNHGHVKVNGVRVNIGSYRCKAGDVIEVREKSKQLVSVLEAVQLAERDVPDYIEVDHNKMVATYARVPGLTDVPYPVVMEPNLVVEFYSR encoded by the coding sequence ATGAGCAAGCGCGAATCGTCCAAGTACAAAATCGATCGCCGTATGGGCGAAAATATCTGGGGCCGCCCGAAGTCGCCGGTCAACCGTCGCGAATACGGCCCGGGCCAGCACGGCCAGCGCCGCAAGTCCAAGCTTTCCGACTTCGGCGTGCAGCTGCGCGCCAAGCAGAAGCTCAAGGGCTACTACGGCGACATCCGCGAGAAGCAGTTCCGCGCGATCTACGACGAAGCCAACCGCCGCAAGGGCGACACCTCGGAAAACCTGATCGGTCTGCTCGAATCGCGCCTCGACGCGATCGTCTACCGCGCCAAGTTCGTTCCGACGGTCTTTGCTGCCCGTCAGTTCGTCAACCACGGCCACGTCAAGGTCAACGGCGTTCGCGTCAACATCGGTTCCTACCGCTGCAAGGCCGGCGACGTCATCGAAGTCCGCGAAAAGTCCAAGCAGCTCGTTTCGGTTCTCGAAGCCGTTCAGCTCGCTGAGCGCGACGTTCCGGACTACATCGAAGTCGACCACAACAAGATGGTTGCGACCTATGCTCGCGTTCCGGGCCTGACTGACGTTCCGTACCCGGTCGTCATGGAACCGAACCTCGTCGTCGAATTCTATTCGCGATAA